One Microlunatus soli genomic window carries:
- a CDS encoding dihydrofolate reductase family protein: MAKRRLVVSVLTSIDGYYEGPDKDLSQMPFEDAFNSHNLELLRRAGTLVYGSRWFEDNWNTWSAVAADESQGDREHEIAGLVLAMDTLIISDSMAIDADDPWASTARVVSRAAAAAEISKLKACEGGDMLVFGSATTWNPLLEAGLVDELIVLIGPALMGEGSKLYQGPRAALQLSGARTLTGSQLVELTYNANTGG; the protein is encoded by the coding sequence ATGGCAAAACGCAGACTCGTCGTCTCGGTCCTCACCTCCATCGACGGCTACTACGAAGGACCCGACAAGGACCTCAGCCAGATGCCTTTCGAGGACGCGTTCAACTCCCACAACCTGGAGCTACTTCGTCGCGCCGGAACACTCGTCTACGGGAGCAGATGGTTCGAAGACAACTGGAACACATGGTCAGCAGTAGCAGCAGATGAGAGCCAGGGCGATCGTGAGCATGAGATCGCCGGCCTCGTCCTGGCAATGGACACGCTGATCATCAGCGACTCAATGGCGATAGACGCTGACGATCCATGGGCCTCGACCGCGCGCGTCGTATCGCGCGCCGCTGCCGCCGCCGAGATATCGAAACTCAAAGCGTGTGAGGGCGGCGACATGCTCGTGTTCGGCAGCGCCACGACCTGGAATCCACTCCTCGAAGCTGGCCTGGTGGACGAGCTGATCGTGCTCATTGGGCCCGCGTTGATGGGCGAAGGCTCAAAGCTGTATCAAGGACCGCGTGCGGCCTTGCAGCTATCGGGGGCTCGAACGCTGACCGGATCTCAGCTCGTCGAGCTGACATACAACGCGAACACCGGAGGGTGA
- a CDS encoding amidohydrolase family protein: protein MTLHLRGVVLPDGNTGDVWVDGDRISLEPLPGAVTLTTEGYLVPGLVDAHCHPGTFEVGAALDDDRLVADGAAYLRQGTSAVRVPGSASRLPSWFGAQDDMPRVAHAGVPVAAVDGFFPGWGRQVPPERIVETAVEEASSAGWTKMIIDWFTAADRYGLTMSEEVVAEATRAVHAVGGRIAVHTQSAAGCRAAVAAGVDSIEHGLHCPFELVDELAAKAIALVPTASAFLALEGEMTSEAVPAGLRAWFGTGLERHPRLVLEAYRAGVTILAGTDLPPGSLTSEIRWLAAAGLSPHDALGAGSWTARSMLGLPAIEHGAPADILVYPVDPRTDLTILDQPSHRVLRGRLLRSP from the coding sequence ATGACGCTGCACCTGCGAGGAGTCGTGCTCCCCGATGGGAACACCGGCGACGTGTGGGTGGATGGTGATCGGATCAGTCTTGAACCGTTGCCGGGGGCTGTCACGTTGACCACCGAGGGCTATCTCGTCCCAGGCTTGGTCGACGCGCACTGTCATCCCGGCACTTTTGAGGTCGGTGCCGCGCTGGATGACGACCGCCTCGTTGCCGACGGCGCCGCCTACCTGCGGCAGGGGACGTCAGCCGTGCGTGTTCCGGGCTCGGCGAGCCGGCTCCCGTCCTGGTTCGGTGCACAGGACGACATGCCTCGCGTCGCCCATGCCGGTGTGCCGGTGGCGGCGGTCGACGGATTCTTCCCGGGTTGGGGCCGCCAGGTGCCACCGGAGCGGATCGTCGAGACTGCAGTCGAGGAGGCATCGAGCGCGGGCTGGACCAAGATGATCATCGACTGGTTCACCGCCGCCGATCGGTATGGACTGACGATGTCGGAGGAGGTAGTGGCCGAGGCAACCCGCGCGGTCCACGCCGTCGGTGGCCGGATCGCCGTTCACACCCAATCCGCTGCGGGCTGCCGGGCGGCAGTCGCCGCGGGCGTCGATTCCATTGAGCACGGTCTGCATTGCCCGTTCGAGCTGGTCGACGAACTCGCGGCCAAAGCCATTGCGCTGGTTCCGACGGCGTCGGCGTTTCTGGCTCTGGAGGGGGAGATGACGTCCGAGGCCGTGCCCGCCGGACTGCGCGCCTGGTTCGGCACCGGGCTGGAGCGGCACCCCCGCTTGGTACTGGAGGCGTACCGGGCCGGTGTGACGATCTTGGCCGGCACCGACCTTCCGCCGGGATCGCTGACCAGTGAGATCCGATGGTTGGCTGCTGCCGGGCTGTCGCCGCATGACGCCCTGGGCGCGGGATCCTGGACCGCACGCAGCATGCTCGGGCTGCCCGCCATCGAGCACGGCGCGCCCGCCGACATTCTCGTTTATCCCGTCGATCCGCGGACCGACCTCACGATCCTGGACCAGCCGAGTCATCGAGTGCTACGCGGCCGACTGCTGCGATCGCCGTGA
- a CDS encoding dienelactone hydrolase family protein yields the protein MHFTSEQRFDALVERTFTLGGISGVLWTPASTPAPLILMGLPGGFSIQDMLPRLRARARSSADHGLAAVAIEQPGAGGRPGLPGVTQAREDLRRALTAGEQPGKDVIDRLILPLVEESVPQWQATLDEILTLPDVGDRVAFSGGVIAIGTRLAAIDSRIVAAGLFAGSYVPRSTIDDARRVTIPLHVLLQWDDEGNDRQMALELFDSYGSSEKTLYANMGGHTGVPAFAGEDAVRFFVRHLIPAHEGAA from the coding sequence GTGCATTTCACCTCAGAACAACGCTTCGATGCGCTCGTCGAGCGCACCTTCACGCTCGGTGGCATTTCCGGGGTCCTGTGGACGCCCGCGTCGACGCCAGCTCCCCTCATTCTGATGGGCTTGCCCGGTGGGTTCAGCATTCAGGACATGCTTCCCCGCTTACGGGCGCGGGCCCGAAGTTCGGCTGACCATGGACTCGCCGCCGTCGCGATCGAGCAACCCGGTGCGGGTGGCCGCCCCGGACTGCCGGGTGTCACGCAAGCGCGCGAGGACCTCCGCCGGGCGCTGACGGCTGGCGAGCAGCCAGGAAAGGACGTGATCGATCGTCTGATCCTGCCGCTGGTCGAGGAGTCGGTTCCGCAATGGCAGGCGACACTCGATGAAATCCTCACCCTTCCCGACGTTGGCGACCGTGTCGCCTTCTCCGGCGGAGTGATCGCGATCGGCACACGCCTTGCCGCGATCGATTCGCGTATCGTGGCAGCCGGCCTCTTTGCAGGCAGCTACGTGCCGCGCAGCACCATCGACGACGCGCGGCGCGTCACCATCCCGCTGCACGTTCTTTTGCAATGGGATGACGAGGGCAACGACCGCCAGATGGCCCTGGAGCTCTTCGACTCTTACGGTTCCAGTGAGAAAACGCTCTACGCCAACATGGGCGGCCACACCGGCGTCCCCGCGTTCGCCGGTGAGGATGCGGTCCGATTTTTCGTCCGGCATCTCATCCCAGCCCATGAAGGAGCCGCGTGA
- a CDS encoding serine hydrolase domain-containing protein, whose product MQRFLDSYVQRHGLSGAQVAVVKDGKPVYETASGDRAEVTSRTPMAIASVSKVITAFAVLQLVDRGRIDLDDPVVAVLPEFAVDDPRGPAITVRQLLSHTSGLPNPTLVPPANSLRQRVSQLRTIPLSSAPGTAYEYSNLGYHVAARLVEVVSGEPFQQYLDRHVFDPLGMRDTYSVVTKSDTTGMSDGHVTAYGAALPLREMAGMNAGSGGVVSTAHDLALWLAMVQRGGVATDGTRLLSEKLIKESFRRQPAAGSTGLGWQHTSTAQPARIGKDGSLTRYSARIDLVPGSGYAVAVLLNSYTPTFKHPFEISTGVIDIAEGRAATPGPPTATIIDLVLALITVGVAALAVRGAVRHGPWVERRRSFPIWRIALRLLPQLIIPAAAVGVFLVMPAIKNNSATPLDAFGLWPAAMILFLTAAVAGLLLTALRIRGLVMSRRSQQSAA is encoded by the coding sequence ATGCAACGTTTCCTGGACAGCTATGTCCAACGGCACGGCCTGTCCGGTGCCCAGGTGGCGGTGGTCAAGGACGGCAAACCGGTGTACGAGACCGCGAGTGGCGACCGTGCTGAGGTGACGTCGCGAACTCCGATGGCGATCGCGTCGGTCAGCAAGGTGATCACAGCGTTTGCGGTTCTCCAGCTCGTCGACCGGGGACGGATCGACCTCGATGATCCGGTCGTCGCCGTGCTCCCGGAGTTCGCCGTCGATGATCCGCGTGGTCCGGCGATCACGGTCCGACAGCTGCTCAGCCACACTTCGGGGCTACCGAATCCGACCCTCGTTCCGCCGGCGAACTCGCTGCGGCAGCGAGTGTCGCAGCTGCGCACGATCCCGCTGTCGAGCGCTCCGGGAACAGCCTACGAGTACAGCAATTTGGGCTATCACGTGGCGGCTCGGCTGGTCGAGGTGGTCTCCGGCGAGCCGTTCCAGCAGTATCTCGACCGGCACGTGTTCGACCCGCTGGGAATGCGGGATACGTACTCGGTCGTGACCAAGTCCGACACCACAGGGATGTCGGACGGTCACGTCACCGCGTACGGTGCTGCGTTGCCGCTGCGTGAGATGGCGGGCATGAATGCCGGTTCCGGCGGAGTCGTCAGCACCGCTCACGACCTCGCCTTGTGGTTGGCGATGGTGCAGCGTGGCGGTGTGGCCACGGACGGTACTCGGCTGCTGTCGGAAAAGTTGATCAAGGAGTCGTTCCGGCGGCAACCGGCCGCCGGTTCGACCGGATTGGGCTGGCAGCACACCAGCACGGCGCAGCCGGCGCGGATCGGCAAGGATGGATCACTCACCCGCTACAGCGCCAGGATCGACCTGGTCCCCGGTAGCGGATATGCCGTGGCCGTGTTGCTGAACAGCTACACGCCGACCTTCAAGCATCCGTTCGAGATCAGCACCGGCGTGATCGATATCGCTGAGGGACGGGCGGCGACTCCCGGTCCCCCGACGGCGACGATCATCGATCTCGTGCTTGCGCTGATCACCGTAGGGGTCGCGGCCCTGGCCGTTCGGGGTGCCGTCCGGCACGGACCCTGGGTCGAACGCCGGCGCAGCTTCCCGATCTGGCGGATCGCCCTCCGGCTGCTGCCACAGTTGATCATCCCCGCGGCCGCGGTCGGTGTGTTCCTGGTGATGCCCGCGATCAAGAACAACAGCGCGACGCCGCTGGATGCGTTCGGCTTGTGGCCGGCCGCGATGATCTTGTTTCTGACCGCGGCTGTCGCCGGGCTTCTGCTGACCGCGCTCCGCATCCGCGGCCTGGTGATGTCACGGCGATCGCAGCAGTCGGCCGCGTAG
- a CDS encoding alpha/beta fold hydrolase: MTDGGLRRDSDQAERLPTVDATQDSAVVAFGALLGAAVDRREIDRGGRRLRWLEAGTGPVAIIFEAGAGSPSTTWAACFAAMATDHRVIAYDRAGCGASDPAPLSLDAQLADLIAIVEAAGPGPSVLVGHSWGGLLAQLATWERPDLVAGLVLVDPSHEALWLDPPDPDAIGEWATFSDPAVPAGDDPRSPEVLSSAAQLDQSVARGATADPTIRSLLVEAGRSHRQTDDQLRVSIDEFPMILSSLGKISERRDNAIWPSIPVATLTATKGRPSIYVAPVIAAQEALIAATAGTHVVVPDSGHYIHVERPDLVARQIRSVSRRALAHRRRDSDADDAG; this comes from the coding sequence ATGACAGACGGCGGCCTGCGCCGCGACAGCGACCAGGCGGAACGGTTGCCCACAGTGGATGCGACGCAGGACAGCGCGGTCGTCGCGTTCGGTGCACTTCTTGGTGCAGCGGTTGATCGTCGCGAGATCGACCGCGGCGGACGCCGGTTGCGTTGGCTGGAAGCAGGCACCGGGCCCGTGGCGATCATCTTCGAAGCCGGGGCCGGCTCGCCATCCACGACGTGGGCGGCGTGCTTCGCCGCCATGGCGACCGACCACCGTGTGATCGCCTACGACCGCGCCGGTTGCGGTGCCAGCGATCCGGCTCCGCTGAGCCTCGACGCGCAGCTGGCCGACCTGATAGCGATCGTCGAAGCAGCAGGTCCCGGTCCGTCGGTGCTGGTGGGGCACAGCTGGGGTGGCCTGCTCGCCCAACTGGCGACCTGGGAGCGTCCCGATCTGGTCGCGGGACTGGTCCTGGTCGACCCATCCCATGAAGCGCTCTGGCTCGATCCTCCGGATCCCGATGCCATCGGTGAGTGGGCGACGTTCTCCGACCCGGCCGTGCCGGCCGGCGACGATCCGCGCAGTCCCGAGGTACTGAGCTCGGCGGCGCAGCTGGACCAGTCGGTTGCCCGTGGTGCCACAGCTGATCCCACGATCCGGTCGCTGCTCGTGGAGGCCGGCCGTTCACATCGGCAGACCGATGATCAGCTCCGGGTCTCCATCGACGAATTCCCGATGATCCTGAGCAGCCTGGGCAAGATCAGCGAGCGCCGCGACAACGCCATCTGGCCGAGCATCCCGGTCGCCACCTTGACCGCAACCAAGGGACGACCGTCGATCTATGTCGCGCCGGTGATCGCTGCGCAGGAGGCGTTGATCGCAGCCACTGCCGGCACGCACGTCGTGGTGCCGGATTCCGGCCACTACATCCACGTCGAGCGTCCGGACCTCGTGGCGCGCCAGATCCGCAGTGTCAGCCGGCGGGCGCTGGCCCATCGACGCCGAGACTCTGATGCAGATGATGCCGGGTGA
- a CDS encoding TetR/AcrR family transcriptional regulator, producing the protein MTRRETLVQAAVDVVATSGLKGLTHRAVDGRAGLPSGSAANVFRDRDSLIRGVLDELERRSRELWATVPPEHLKSIDDLARVLANWLGRMTTEPDATLTRARLAMTLAYPEQVASGHLGLLTVLERAMADCGVTKITSRSRAVAAFLDGHLLHALTVAPAQKLSARQLLPVLRGLLGNDEGTVG; encoded by the coding sequence ATGACGCGTCGCGAGACGTTGGTGCAAGCCGCCGTGGACGTGGTGGCGACCAGCGGGCTGAAGGGGTTGACGCACCGAGCCGTGGACGGCCGGGCCGGTTTGCCCAGTGGGAGTGCGGCCAATGTGTTCCGCGATCGGGACAGCCTGATTCGAGGCGTGCTGGACGAGTTGGAGCGACGCAGTCGCGAACTCTGGGCGACGGTGCCACCCGAGCACCTGAAATCGATCGATGACCTGGCTCGCGTCCTGGCCAACTGGCTCGGTCGGATGACCACCGAACCGGACGCCACGTTGACCAGAGCACGGTTGGCCATGACCTTGGCCTACCCGGAGCAGGTCGCGTCCGGCCACCTCGGTCTGCTGACTGTCTTGGAACGGGCGATGGCCGACTGCGGCGTCACCAAGATCACGTCGAGATCGCGCGCGGTCGCGGCGTTCCTCGACGGCCATCTCCTGCACGCTCTGACGGTGGCACCAGCGCAGAAGCTCAGTGCGCGGCAGCTGCTTCCAGTGCTGCGCGGCCTGCTGGGCAACGATGAAGGGACGGTCGGATGA
- a CDS encoding cyclase family protein, whose translation MNAARPVPTRDDVLGYFDRLSNWGRWGDDDELGTLNHITDEVRLAAARTVRHGRSVSCAWEVNAPEEMERSTNSCPRAADMPGAEAMPAAFQNDRRWGFSNEHLGIMFHGNTITHLDSPCHIFWDDTMYNGRPHSLVDAATGSAWAAVTAAASGIVTRGVLLDVAAVRDSPWLEPGDGVYPEDLEEAERRQGVRVRSGDAVLLRTGRGRVRHEGGEAGGMVQAGWHASCLPWLHEREVALIGADTPQDVQPSGYDDILMPVHAVSLVAMGLWLLDNCDLELCARTAAALGQWEFQLAVAPVRFAGISGSPVNPIATF comes from the coding sequence ATGAATGCAGCGCGACCGGTACCGACTCGAGACGACGTGCTCGGCTACTTCGACAGGCTGTCGAACTGGGGGCGATGGGGCGACGACGATGAGCTCGGCACTCTGAACCACATCACCGACGAGGTCCGGCTCGCGGCGGCGCGGACGGTGCGCCACGGCAGGAGCGTGTCATGTGCGTGGGAGGTCAACGCACCCGAAGAGATGGAACGGTCGACGAACTCATGCCCGCGCGCCGCCGACATGCCAGGGGCCGAAGCCATGCCTGCGGCGTTCCAAAACGACCGTCGGTGGGGCTTCTCGAACGAGCACCTCGGCATCATGTTCCACGGCAACACCATCACCCACCTGGACTCGCCGTGCCACATCTTCTGGGACGACACGATGTACAACGGGCGCCCGCACTCTTTGGTCGACGCCGCAACGGGCTCGGCATGGGCGGCAGTCACGGCGGCGGCGAGCGGGATCGTCACGCGGGGTGTCTTGCTGGACGTCGCGGCGGTCCGCGATTCGCCGTGGCTGGAACCGGGCGACGGGGTGTATCCCGAGGATCTCGAGGAAGCCGAGCGCCGACAAGGCGTCCGGGTGCGGTCCGGAGACGCGGTGCTCCTCCGGACCGGTCGTGGCCGTGTCCGTCACGAGGGCGGTGAGGCGGGCGGCATGGTCCAGGCCGGTTGGCACGCGTCCTGTCTGCCGTGGTTGCACGAGCGGGAGGTCGCGCTGATCGGCGCCGACACTCCACAGGACGTTCAGCCGTCGGGATACGACGACATACTGATGCCGGTTCACGCCGTCAGCCTCGTGGCGATGGGTCTCTGGCTGCTTGACAACTGCGATCTGGAGCTGTGCGCGAGAACAGCTGCGGCGCTCGGTCAGTGGGAGTTCCAACTAGCAGTTGCGCCGGTCCGCTTCGCCGGTATCTCTGGCAGCCCAGTCAATCCGATCGCTACCTTCTAG
- a CDS encoding TfoX/Sxy family protein translates to MGYNAELADRIRLSLSGRHPREVRMFGGLAFMVDDRMLVCVTIGGGTLLVRVAPERDAEYLDRGARRAVMGKGRSMGEGWITVDEEALHDDADLRYWLDAALEFHANGSGKKSKPAKKTPTR, encoded by the coding sequence ATGGGCTACAACGCCGAACTCGCCGACCGCATTCGTCTCTCGTTGTCCGGGCGTCATCCACGCGAGGTCAGGATGTTCGGCGGACTTGCCTTCATGGTCGATGACAGGATGCTCGTCTGCGTCACGATCGGCGGTGGCACGCTGTTGGTCCGGGTGGCACCCGAACGCGACGCCGAATACCTCGATCGTGGTGCCCGCCGAGCCGTGATGGGCAAGGGACGATCGATGGGGGAGGGCTGGATCACCGTCGACGAGGAGGCTCTCCACGACGACGCCGATCTTCGATACTGGCTCGATGCCGCCCTGGAGTTCCACGCCAACGGGTCGGGCAAGAAGTCCAAGCCGGCAAAGAAGACTCCAACCCGCTGA
- a CDS encoding cytochrome P450 has translation MNVGDVVQGFARDRIRTALLAGLRLRGDLMGQIFDSTVRDDPYPMYRRLREMGPVVRTTMGPLTTHHAVCDGVLRHPSVLTATTMRDEIAGGGQRFQRWLFGTPNRGALIEPIGPESMIGMNAPEHTRMRKLVSKAFTRRAVEELRPRLTRIADDLVHQVRSEPSFDLMSEVAGVFPVSVICELLAIPEPDHQQFRRWGSALAADLDTLTPAPKEREATNALRALQDYFTDLFDQRRRDPGDDLLSELIMVEEAGDRLTSRELLATCTLLLFAGFETTVNLIGNGVAALLDHRDQLDQLRSDHGLIPAAVDELLRYDTSIQLTSRVPSEDIEVEGVQLRAGEPVSVMIGGANRDPAVFDDPESLDIDRHNARRHLSFAAGPHHCLGASLARLEGEIMITALLDQLGDLRPAGEAPRRPTFVLRGYESLPLRGNPTPVR, from the coding sequence ATGAACGTCGGCGACGTGGTGCAAGGTTTTGCCCGGGACCGGATCCGCACCGCCCTGCTCGCTGGGCTGCGATTGCGTGGCGATCTGATGGGGCAGATCTTCGACAGCACAGTGCGGGACGACCCGTACCCGATGTATCGGCGGCTGCGCGAGATGGGGCCGGTGGTGCGCACAACGATGGGCCCGTTGACGACACACCACGCGGTCTGCGACGGAGTTCTGCGGCACCCGTCAGTGCTCACCGCGACGACGATGCGCGACGAGATCGCCGGGGGAGGCCAGCGCTTCCAACGATGGTTGTTCGGGACACCGAACAGGGGAGCGCTGATCGAGCCGATCGGCCCTGAGTCCATGATCGGGATGAATGCACCGGAACACACGCGGATGCGCAAGCTGGTCAGCAAGGCCTTCACCCGCCGGGCGGTGGAGGAGTTGCGTCCGCGGCTCACTCGGATCGCTGACGATCTGGTGCACCAGGTGCGGTCCGAACCGAGCTTCGATCTGATGTCCGAGGTCGCCGGAGTCTTCCCGGTGTCGGTGATCTGCGAGTTGCTCGCGATACCGGAGCCGGATCATCAGCAGTTCCGCCGGTGGGGTTCCGCGTTGGCCGCCGATCTCGACACCCTGACGCCGGCGCCCAAGGAGCGCGAGGCGACAAACGCCCTGCGCGCGCTGCAGGACTACTTCACCGACCTCTTCGATCAGCGACGACGAGACCCCGGCGACGATCTACTCTCGGAGTTGATCATGGTCGAGGAGGCAGGGGACCGGCTCACCTCCCGGGAGCTGTTGGCGACCTGCACCCTGCTGCTGTTCGCCGGGTTCGAGACCACGGTGAACCTGATCGGCAACGGAGTCGCCGCGCTGCTCGACCACCGCGACCAGCTTGATCAACTACGGAGCGATCATGGACTGATTCCTGCTGCTGTGGACGAACTGCTGCGATACGACACGTCGATCCAGCTCACCTCACGGGTGCCGAGCGAAGACATCGAAGTCGAGGGTGTTCAGCTCAGAGCTGGAGAACCCGTCTCAGTGATGATCGGCGGCGCGAACCGCGATCCGGCCGTCTTCGACGATCCCGAGTCGTTGGACATCGATCGGCACAACGCCAGACGACACCTGTCGTTCGCTGCCGGTCCGCACCATTGCCTCGGCGCATCCTTGGCCAGGCTCGAAGGCGAGATCATGATCACTGCTCTGCTTGATCAACTCGGTGACCTGCGGCCTGCCGGCGAGGCCCCACGACGGCCGACGTTCGTCCTGCGTGGCTACGAATCCCTGCCGCTGCGCGGCAACCCGACACCTGTTCGATGA
- a CDS encoding nucleotidyltransferase domain-containing protein, producing MTDWLDTLPLPWQRRCIETAIEILPTCQGVRAVWVAGSLARGEGDQYSDVDLNCLITDDSIPFWRAQWSEVVARCVGNLTLSRTINDAIIGGFSLTSNWEHVDLILHPLTSFAHRPTDHRTLYDPDRLIESAPRSAAAEPQMDVGDMSEFFFYLAGSFATVIGRGELALAQDAVIDLRRWLVRLMLAENRLQPFGGARRLNPLLTAEQRAELEHVGALASLDDVTAAAAAIFSSFASRAERISRRDGIEFPQQMYEVTRHHLHQSLGVDGPAPAG from the coding sequence ATGACCGATTGGCTCGACACGCTCCCCCTGCCGTGGCAGCGCCGATGCATCGAAACCGCGATCGAGATCCTGCCGACGTGCCAGGGCGTCCGGGCGGTGTGGGTCGCTGGCAGCCTCGCCCGTGGAGAAGGCGACCAGTACAGCGATGTCGACCTCAACTGCCTGATCACCGACGACTCGATCCCGTTCTGGCGCGCGCAGTGGAGCGAAGTCGTCGCGCGGTGTGTCGGCAACCTGACGCTCAGCCGGACGATCAACGATGCGATCATCGGCGGATTCAGCCTGACCAGCAACTGGGAGCATGTGGATCTCATCCTGCATCCGCTCACCTCCTTCGCCCACCGGCCGACCGACCACCGAACGCTCTACGATCCGGATCGACTGATCGAGAGCGCCCCAAGATCAGCTGCAGCCGAACCGCAGATGGACGTCGGCGACATGAGCGAGTTCTTCTTCTACCTGGCGGGCAGTTTCGCCACCGTGATCGGGCGCGGCGAGCTGGCGCTGGCCCAGGACGCGGTCATTGATCTGCGCCGATGGCTGGTTCGGCTGATGCTGGCGGAGAACCGATTGCAACCGTTCGGCGGTGCACGGCGGCTCAATCCGCTGCTGACGGCCGAACAACGAGCAGAGCTGGAGCACGTCGGAGCGTTGGCATCCCTGGACGACGTCACGGCGGCCGCCGCCGCCATCTTCTCCAGCTTCGCCAGCAGAGCCGAGCGGATCAGCCGACGCGACGGGATCGAGTTTCCCCAACAGATGTACGAGGTCACCCGGCATCATCTGCATCAGAGTCTCGGCGTCGATGGGCCAGCGCCCGCCGGCTGA
- a CDS encoding aminoglycoside phosphotransferase family protein, whose protein sequence is MAGAAIQDAVSVHIGAQRASGSFHLRMVGGDFTDLLLKVPVPEWIGPRMVATNARALQLAAEFGLSAPRLVGADLDGSASGTVATLETWLPGSSALPPAVSVTRLRNAGAALARVHAFSLAPHEDLRLRPRPVADDDFAAERRAGRMPTTGLLQRADEMTRQHGVPATDPVFVHGDAWPGNMLFEGDSCTALIDWKTAGIGDPGVDLSGFRLQMAIQYGPDAPDEVLRGWQEQAGRDAGSVSYWDAIAALNTPTELSGFPGFGADGSRLDATAVTQRRDEFLQTALNALT, encoded by the coding sequence GTGGCGGGTGCCGCGATCCAGGACGCTGTGTCAGTTCACATCGGGGCCCAGCGTGCTTCTGGCTCGTTTCACCTGCGGATGGTCGGCGGCGATTTCACCGATCTTCTGCTGAAGGTCCCGGTCCCGGAGTGGATCGGGCCGCGCATGGTGGCTACCAACGCACGAGCGTTGCAGTTGGCGGCCGAATTCGGCTTGTCGGCGCCGCGACTGGTTGGTGCCGATCTTGATGGCAGCGCCTCCGGAACCGTGGCGACATTGGAGACCTGGCTGCCCGGCAGCAGCGCGCTACCGCCGGCGGTGTCAGTGACCCGGCTTCGGAATGCGGGCGCCGCTCTGGCCAGGGTGCATGCCTTTTCGCTCGCACCCCACGAGGATCTTCGACTTCGGCCGCGGCCGGTCGCCGACGATGACTTCGCAGCCGAGCGGCGTGCGGGCCGGATGCCGACCACCGGGCTGCTGCAGCGGGCCGATGAGATGACCAGGCAGCATGGGGTTCCCGCGACAGACCCGGTCTTCGTCCATGGTGACGCCTGGCCGGGAAACATGTTGTTCGAGGGCGACAGCTGCACGGCGCTGATTGACTGGAAAACAGCCGGTATCGGTGATCCCGGCGTCGACTTGAGCGGGTTCCGGCTGCAGATGGCCATCCAGTACGGGCCCGATGCTCCCGACGAGGTGCTGCGTGGTTGGCAGGAGCAGGCTGGCCGTGATGCCGGATCGGTTTCCTATTGGGATGCGATCGCCGCGCTGAACACTCCAACCGAGTTGAGCGGTTTTCCAGGGTTCGGCGCCGACGGCAGTCGGCTTGACGCTACGGCCGTAACACAACGTCGCGACGAATTCCTGCAGACGGCGCTGAATGCGCTGACCTGA